A single region of the Paraburkholderia megapolitana genome encodes:
- a CDS encoding gamma-glutamylcyclotransferase family protein, with the protein MQNVFVYGTLRAGQVNDISAAAARHDIAAPTLLGTASVRGRLFDFGLYPGLVVDAAGVAVKGDVYEIDDRLVAVLDEIEAVYPGVEGLFRAHQMTVHVDGTAIQCLAYPVAEHAVQGLPEIASGDWVEHRRANHAAR; encoded by the coding sequence ATGCAGAACGTTTTTGTTTATGGCACGTTGCGGGCCGGCCAGGTCAACGACATCAGCGCGGCTGCGGCGCGGCACGACATCGCGGCACCTACGCTGCTTGGCACGGCGTCCGTGCGCGGGCGTCTGTTCGACTTCGGGTTGTATCCCGGTCTGGTGGTGGACGCAGCGGGTGTCGCCGTTAAGGGCGATGTGTACGAGATCGACGACAGGCTCGTCGCGGTGCTCGATGAAATCGAAGCGGTCTATCCGGGTGTCGAGGGCCTGTTCAGGGCGCATCAGATGACCGTTCACGTCGACGGTACCGCGATACAGTGTCTCGCCTATCCGGTAGCCGAACATGCGGTGCAGGGACTGCCGGAAATCGCTTCGGGCGACTGGGTCGAGCATCGCCGCGCGAACCACGCGGCAAGATAG